One window of Fusarium keratoplasticum isolate Fu6.1 chromosome 2, whole genome shotgun sequence genomic DNA carries:
- a CDS encoding Zn(2)-C6 fungal-type domain-containing protein: MGPRSMQLSSNKGSDPCFTLFHPLLLLHNVVLGFAKGFQDETVTEELHGDNTRPCNRCARNGVECLSEWIRFKHQPPKIRLSTAANATSNEYKFSEDQTWCSLDGELEFVDEGKNLQSIYQAEDAAEDGGESSQDDSEQVTPSREIGHNGTPDQQLNSLTLDAGPYLSSFHDSTSETSWPTDLSNTRLLERPSSQQHDSPASGSAVHSLGDTLPLPPIDTFSPLPTQEVGAHCAEANHPTFTEIPVYHDISVWPLKDPTEAKLMRYFIEKIARRFDLCDPERHFALVVPWRAAFCPPLLDAALALSARCLSRTTDFDSYISNRYYQRCLNALISTLGIADALKNQDLFAAVVLLRTLEEIDGPLSGADSQSHLLGGHLFASASASEHSSILWSPGVLREPDRLTSLRRAALIVAFRQEVYMAFACQRPVLPAFYLPEIDRCLDNPTDDGTWTNRILLHLVDTLKFCFGDEPMNPNQAMEKHNDLLKYAEEWYTKKPPSFNALFLDENTDRRIAPDIWILSDAAATGLLNYHLLRILLLSFDPHTPRVGPSRARFLKQQDREIKEEVKTCIGLAEGNPECAPHFVLASLGIALAGDRFEERWEKDELMKFLKRAESLHGWSTLAAQRHLAEA, encoded by the exons ATGGGTCCAAGGTCCATGCAACTCTCGTCGAACAAGGGGTCCGATCCATGCTTCACTCTTTTCCACCccctcttgctgctgcatAATGTCGTCCTCGGGTTCGCGAAAGGTTTCCAAGACGAGACGGTCACAGAAGAGCTGCACG GCGACAACACCAGACCATGCAATCGCTGCGCCAGGAATGGAGTCGAGTGCCTCAGCGAATGGATCCGATTCAAACACCAACCGCCCAAGATTCG TCTCTCAACGGCAGCCAATGCCACTTCCAACGAGTACAAGTTCTCCGAGGATCAAACCTGGTGCTCACTCGACGGCGAACTCGAGTTTGTGGATGAAGGAAAGAACCTGCAGTCCATATACCAGGCCGAGGATGCAGCTGAAGACGGAGGCGAAAGTTCGCAGGATGACTCTGAACAAGTCACTCCGTCTCGTGAGATAGGCCATAACGGCACGCCGGACCAGCAGCTCAACTCTCTCACGCTCGATGCAGGGCCATATCTCTCGAGTTTTCACGATTCTACGTCAGAAACGAGTTGGCCGACAGATCTGTCGAATACCAGACTACTCGAACGACCCTCTTCACAGCAACACGATAGCCCAGCATCAGGCTCGGCCGTTCACTCATTAGGCGACACATTACCCCTTCCTCCTATCGACACGTTCAGCCCACTGCCCACCCAAGAAGTCGGAGCACACTGCGCAGAAGCAAACCATCCCACCTTCACAGAAATACCAGTCTACCACGACATCTCAGTCTGGCCCCTCAAAGACCCAACCGAAGCCAAACTAATGCGCTACTTTATCGAAAAGATCGCCCGCCGTTTCGACCTCTGCGACCCAGAGCGGCAtttcgccctcgtcgtcccGTGGAGGGCGGCGTTTTGTCCACCTCTGCTGGACGCTGCTTTGGCATTGAGTGCAAGGTGTCTGAGCAGGACGACGGATTTCGACTCTTACATATCGAATAGGTATTATCAGAGGTGTTTGAATGCTCTGATATCGACGCTTGGGATTGCGGATGCGCTGAAGAATCAGGATTTGTTTGCAGCTGTTGTGCTGTTGAGAAcgctggaggagattgacg GGCCATTATCTGGAGCTGACTCTCAATCGCACTTGCTTGGCGGCCATCTCTTTGCCAGCGCTTCAGCTTCAGAACACAGCTCCATCTTGTGGTCCCCAGGTGTGCTTAGAGAACCCGACAGACTCACCAGTCTCCGACGCGCGGCTCTCATCGTCGCATTTCGTCAAGAAGTTTACATGGCCTTTGCGTGCCAGAGGCCTGTTCTTCCCGCATTCTATCTCCCCGAGATTGACCGCTGTCTCGACAACCCAACCGACGACGGCACCTGGACAAACCGAATACTATTACATCTCGTCGACACGCTAAAGTTCTGCTTCGGAGATGAACCCATGAACCCGAACcaggccatggagaagcacaACGATCTGTTAAAATACGCAGAAGAGTGGTACACCAAGAAACCACCCAGCTTCaacgccctcttcctcgacgaAAACACCGACCGAAGAATCGCCCCCGACATCTGGATCCTCTCCGACGCCGCAGCAACCGGCCTCCTAAACTACCACCTCCTGcgcatccttctcctctcatTCGACCCCCACACACCCCGCGTCGGTCCATCCCGAGCACGCTTCCTAAAACAGCAAGACAGGGAGATTAAAGAGGAGGTAAAGACGTGTATTGGACTTGCTGAGGGGAACCCAGAGTGTGCGCCACATTTTGTGCTTGCGAGCTTGGGGATTGCGCTTGCGGGGGATAGGTTTGAGGAGAGGTGGGAGAAGGACGAACTGATGAAGTTTTTGAAGAGAGCGGAATCATTGCACGGTTGGAGCACGTTGGCTGCGCAGAGGCACTTAGCTGAGGCTTAG
- a CDS encoding AAA-16 domain-containing protein produces the protein MAAAAIDASAFDVIARCLTVALDVYRVVRDVHHGEQASTAVADFAGLSDALSKSVQHIKGVVQETGRDGHGQPLFLIRFACVKISEDLVVHIDRVLKSPVVKDELIDSADFCDLWSLDDLHALGLRLDQVVHRFKEMREDSGLDNAEGALQHPSLGDLAASDIDPDETDSLAQQLMSAPASPTSAPRLAPAGIINDFILESLAYSSMRDREDEVTEAHSRTLEWIFDDSPLTQPLRNAFRDSFTTWLKTNELGAIYWITGKPGSGKSTLMRFLSQDRTAMEYLRLWAAEKPVNTAGFFFWTSGSRQQRSQTGLLRSLLHQLLSSSPELIAKTFPDLWTRVRQMTTKERISLELEWTIADLRAALDTFLDAALKDANICLFIDGLDEFDGDHHEIIDFFKSLTTRENGNLKMCLSSRPWAVFDEAFGNSVPNTKLQDLSYEDMCRYVKDAFRSNTPLRRLMRKNEETSQDLVLATVERADGVFLWVRLAVERMLSAFARREELETLRETLQSLPSDLDALFEKLLFQDQSGSEVLDTAALFQLIHAREVVADFIKDESSTSLTIWELAFALNKEDDAAALEREVCEATDEELQTRCATTARHIKNRFSGLLNIHQRRIGNQRVHRADIAKLVTSCRVIYIHRTVRDWLMEANGAGERLKARQSQDFDAHLRLVRSYVLRLKFSLDEIEHHRRLDEWYPDIALAMSHARYIANDPDNLQRPLLNEMNKTLSWLWLDKPSDLYDHWAKSTFGAYEIRMKAPPIRRPFLCLATKFGLTEYVSQEVQHAQTSKGEDEEREDDSTPLLSYATEFLCSRNKTIFPLSSPKIVRFLITHQSTINPGPDHKYKHFVTGQSITPWLAVLRHLRDAKRRNWIEHYDIDPEGTQRWAEIVTMFIEHADAKAVVKRDAWDPEITALGVMKLLEDTYGAADMQRLRVLMESRIEQMQ, from the exons ATGGCCGCTGCTGCAATTGACGCGTCTGCTTTTGACGTTATCGCGAGGTGTCTGACTGTCGCTCTTGATGTTTATCGCGTCGTTCGAGATGTTCATCATGGAGAGCAGGCCTCGACTGCTGTCGCTGACTTTGCTGGGCTGTCGGATGCGCTGTCAAAGTCGGTCCAGCACATCAAGGGCGTTGTCCAAGAGACCGGCCGCGACGGGCACGGCCAGCCTCTTTTTTTGATCAGGTTCGCTTGTGTCAAGATATCCGAGGACCTCGTCGTCCATATTGATCGCGTGTTGAAGTCGCCCGTCGTCAAAGACGAGCTGATTGACAGCGCCGACTTTTGTGACTTGTGGTCGCTCGACGATCTTCATGCCCTTGGCTTGCGACTTGACCAAGTCGTGCATCGCTTcaaggagatgagagaggatTCCGG CCTTGATAATGCCGAAGGCGCACTGCAACACCCTTCGCTGGGTGATTTGGCTGCCAGCGACATCGATCCTGACGAGACGGACAGTCTCGCCCAACAGCTCATGTCGGCGCCTGCCAGTCCTACGTCAGCTCCACGCCTTGCCCCCGCCGGAATCATCAACGACTTCATCCTCGAAAGTCTTGCGTACTCGAGCATGCGCGACCGTGAGGATGAAGTGACTGAAGCTCACTCACGAACTCTCGAATGGATCTTTGACGATTCTCCCCTCACTCAACCTTTGCGCAATGCGTTTCGCGATTCTTTTACTACATGGCTCAAGACGAACGAGCTGGGTGCCATTTACTGGATCACTGGGAAGCCTGGCTCTGGCAAGTCGACACTCATGAGGTTCCTTTCCCAGGATCGTACGGCCATGGAGTACCTGCGACTTTGGGCAGCCGAAAAGCCTGTCAACACCGCGGGCTTCTTTTTCTGGACGAGTGGTTCCCGACAACAGCGATCGCAAACAGGATTGCTGCGCTCCCTTCTGCACCAGCTACTCTCTTCGAGCCCAGAACTCATCGCCAAGACATTCCCCGATCTTTGGACAAGGGTCAGGCAGATGACGACCAAGGAACGGATCAGCCTTGAGCTAGAGTGGACCATTGCCGACCTGAGAGCTGCCCTTGACACGTTTCTCGACGCCGCGCTAAAGGACGCAAACATCTGTCTCTTCATTGATGGCTTAGACGAATTCGACGGCGACCATCACGAGATTATCGACTTCTTCAAAAGTCTGACGACGAGAGAGAATGGCAACCTCAAGATGTGCCTCTCATCCCGTCCTTGGGCCGTGTTCGACGAAGCCTTTGGCAACTCCGTGCCCAACACCAAGCTGCAGGATCTCAGCTACGAGGACATGTGCCGCTACGTCAAGGACGCGTTCAGATCCAACACTCCGCTTCgaaggctgatgaggaagaatGAGGAGACGAGTCAGGATTTGGTCTTGGCCACTGTTGAGAGGGCTGATGGTGTGTTTCTCTGGGTGAGGCTTGCGGTCGAAAGGATGCTGTCGGCATTCGCTCGACgtgaggagcttgagacATTGCGAGAGACACTGCAGAGCCTTCCGTCGGATCTGGATGCTCTgtttgagaagctgctgttCCAGGATCAATCTGGATCCGAAGTCCTCGATACCGCGGCCCTcttccagctcatccacGCCAGAGAAGTTGTCGCCGACTTTATAAAGGATGAGTCTTCGACTTCACTCACCATCTGGGAGCTGGCATTTGCCCTaaacaaagaagatgatgctgctgcgcTGGAACGCGAGGTCTGTGAGGCGACAGATGAAGAGCTTCAGACACGGTGTGCAACAACGGCGCGACACATCAAGAACCGCTTCTCTGGGCTGCTGAACATTCACCAGCGGCGAATCGGGAATCAGAGGGTGCATCGCGCAGACATCGCAAAGCTCGTCACGAGCTGCCGAGTCATCTACATCCACCGGACGGTCCGGGACTGGCTGATGGAGGCGAATGGAGCGGGAGAACGACTGAAGGCTCGTCAGTCACAGGACTTTGACGCCCATCTTCGCCTTGTGCGATCATATGTCCTTCGACTTAAGTTTTCTCTTGATGAGATTGAGCATCATCGCCGTTTGGATGAGTGGTATCCCGACATTGCGCTCGCCATGAGCCACGCCCGGTACATCGCCAACGACCCAGACAATCTGCAAAGACCGCTTCTCAATGAAATGAACAAGACTCTCTCTTGGCTGTGGCTGGATAAACCGTCAGACCTCTACGATCATTGGGCGAAGAGCACTTTTGGCGCGTATGAGATCCGAATGAAGGCCCCTCCAATTCGACGACCGTTTTTGTGTCTCGCGACCAAATTCGGGCTTACAGAGTATGTCTCCCAGGAGGTTCAACATGCTCAGACCTCGAAgggcgaagatgaggaaCGTGAGGACGACTCGACCCCGTTACTGTCGTACGCAACCGAGTTCCTCTGTTCTCGCAACAAAACCATCTTCCCGCTGTCATCCCCCAAAATCGTCCGCTTCCTTATCACGCATCAGTCTACCATCAATCCGGGCCCAGACCACAAGTACAAGCATTTTGTAACTGGTCAGTCTATTACACCCTGGCTGGCGGTTCTTCGGCACCTCCGCGATGCGAAACGAAGAAACTGGATCGAGCACTATGATATCGACCCGGAGGGCACTCAAAGATGGGCTGAGATTGTAACCATGTTTATTGAGCACGCGGATGCTAAGGCTGTGGTAAAGAGAGACGCGTGGGATCCAGAGATTACGGCTCTTGGGGTCATGAAGTTGTTGGAGGACACGTATGGGGCAGCGGATATGCAGAGATTGAGGGTGCTCATGGAGTCACGGATTGAACAGATGCAATAG
- a CDS encoding Major facilitator superfamily protein encodes MRSNTPEKDYEAPHALPIETLPEPDGEARSPLETAIRHKFDRRILPLGIMIYLVAQIDRSNMSNAVVLGLIEDTNLTGNRFNVALTLFFVTYILFEIPANLMCKYFGPRFWLSFITFGFGITTMCISFVKTYPALVVCRLLLGVFEAGVQPGLMFTYSQFYRRHEMASRWGIKAAGGSIAGAFGGLLGSGLGNLPKSGMFERWRWIFLVEGLLTVVLSAFVYWLMPNSVNSASFLSASFLSAEERQVAVKRIDEENKMHVGGEDQSPWRLAVLKKALWNANTQLVSLGIMMSLLSLTSLSLFMPTLLKSMGYSSTNAQLLTVPPYVLAACVCIAASFASDHFRARGVVMLVLIPLTMVGFLLLALVPSTAVRYFALFLTTAAAFTCSPILLAWVVSNSAGPSVRAIVSAYAVGEGNVGAIIATWIYRGSGAPRYVTGHLINFGGSCLLFITVGVTTVYLKWENKIRAKGKRDHRLANATEDEKWNLGHSHPDYRYTA; translated from the exons ATGCGATCCAATACTCCTGAAAAGGACTACGAGGCTCCACATGCCCTTCCCATTGAGACATTGCCTGAGCCAGATGGCGAAGCCCGATCTCCCCTTGAAACTGCTATTCGACACAAGTTCGATCGACGAATTCTCCCCCTGGGAATTATGATCTATCTCGTGGCCCAGATAGACCGAAGTAACATGAGCAACGCTGTAGTTCTCGGCTTGATTGAGGACACGAATCTCACGGGCAACCGCTTCAACGTTGCTTTGACACTATTTTTTGTCACCTATATTCTTTTCGAAATACCTGCCAACCTGATGTGCAAATATTTCGGCCCTCGCTTCTGGCTCAGCTTTATCACTTTCGGATTCGGCATCACGACTATGTGTATTTCTTTTGTGAAGACTTACCCGGCTCTCGTCGTCTGTCGTCTACTCCTTGGCGTTTTTGAAGCAG GCGTGCAACCGGGCCTGATGTTCACTTACTCTCAATTCTATCGGCGTCATGAGATGGCCTCTCGCTGGGGAATTAAAGCAGCAGGCGGATCTATTGCGGGCGCTTTTGGCGGTCTTCTCGGCAGTGGGCTGGGAAACCTCCCCAAGTCTGGCATGTTTGAGCGTTGGAGGTGGATCTTTCTGGTTGAGGGCCTATTAACCGTCGTTCTTTCCGCCTTCGTGTATTGGCTCATGCCAAATAGCGTTAACAGCGCATCCTTTCTCAGCGCATCCTTTCTCAGCGCGGAAGAACGGCAAGTCGCAGTTAAACGAATCGACGAGGAAAACAAGATGCATGTCGGAGGCGAAGATCAGTCCCCTTGGCGACTCGCAGTTCTCAAAAAGGCTCTCTGGAACGCCAATACCCAACTAGTATCGTTGGGAATCATGATGTCTCTGCTGTCTCTGACATCGCTGTCTTTGTTCATG CCGACCCTGCTCAAATCAATGGGCTACTCCTCGACAAATGCTCAACTTCTTACTGTGCCGCCTTACGTGCTCGCCGCTTGCGTTTGCATTGCCGCATCATTCGCTTCCGACCATTTCCGAGCCCGCGGTGTTGTCATGCTCGTGTTAATACCGCTGACCATGGTTGGGTTTCTTCTACTTGCACTTGTGCCTTCTACCGCGGTCCGCTATTTCGCCCTGTTTCTCACTACGGCTGCAGCTTTTACATGTTCCCCCATTCTACTTGCCTGGGTTGTGAGCAATTCTGCCGGCCCAAGCGTAAGGGCCATCGTGAGCGCCTATGCTGTCGGCGAAGGGAACGTGGGCGCCATCATTGCCACCTGGATTTACCGCGGCTCGGGGGCGCCCCGATATGTCACTGGACACTTGATCAATTTCGGAGGGTCCTGCCTTCTCTTCATTACTGTTGGTGTGACTACAGTGTATTTGAAATGGGAGAACAAGATACGAGCGAAGGGAAAGAGGGATCACAGACTTGCTAATGCAACAGAAGACGAGAAGTGGAACCTAGGTCACAGTCACCCTGACTATCGGTATACAGCTTAA